TTACTGGTTCTAAACTCATCTAAAAATATACTCCTACAAGCTATTTTGTTTAGAGCAAATCAGTCCGGCCATTCTTCTCTAGCCAGGTGACAATTTGCTTAATGTCCTGCACCCTATCCCTGGTGCAGACCAACAAGGCGTCGTCGCTATCAACAATGACCATATCTTCCAGGCCAATTGTGGCCACAAGCCGACCATTGCCTTGAATGAGGGTACTTTTGGTGTCAAAACCAATGTGTTCTGCTTTCAGAATCACATTGCCATTTTCATCGGCCTGGTTGATCTCGTGGATGGCATTCCAACTGCCCACATCATTCCAGCCAATGTCAACGGGGACGACAGCCACTTTTTCGGCGCGTTCCATAATGCCCACATCAATACTCTTTGGCTTTATTTTTTGCCAAACGGCGTCAATGGTTCCGCCACCGGCCAGGGCTTGCTCCATTTGGTCAAGCTGCCGGTAGAATTTGGGCATGTATTGGCCAAACGCTTCCAATAGGGTAGAGATTTGCCAAATAAAAATACCGCTGTTCCAATAATGCGCTCCACTGGCTATAAATTTTTCCGCCGTAATCAGATCGGGCTTTTCCAAGAATTGAGCCACCCGATAGACGAGATGATCATTATATTGCCCCAACTCCGCGCCGCGCTGCACATAACCATAACCCGTTTCCGGCCTGTTAGGGGTAATACCCAATGTAACCAAATACCCCTGCCGGGCCACTTCCGCCGCCGCCACAAGCGCCTGTCGAAATCCCTCTTCGTCCACAATAAAATGGTCCGCATGCAATGAAACCATAATGGCGTGGGGATCAAGGCGGCGCATCTGTACCGCCGCCAGGCCAATGCAAGGCGCAGTGTTTTTGCCACTAGGTTCCTCGATAATGTTTTGAGGAGGAATATCGGGTACCTGCTCTTTAATCAACGGGCCGTATTCCCGATTGGTGGCCACAAAAATATGTTCAAAGGAAACAATTGGCAAGATACGATTGACCGTGGCCTGCATCATCGTTTTATCACCGCCCAAGGCCAATAGTTGCTTGGGGGAGGACGCCCGGCTGCGAGGCCACAAGCGAGTACCTGCACCTCCTGCTAAAATAAGCGCAAACATTGTTTTATTCCTCCAGTCCTTTCTGGTTGCCACATCTATGTGGCTAATCTATAGCGTATTTCACACCGCTTTCGCGGGCAATCACATAGTTCATTCCCTCAACCTGCCGGACCAAACCCTTCAATTCAAGCATTGTCAAGGCGCTGGCCACTTCGGGGGCGGAGAGGCCGGCGGCCTGACCCAATTCGTCAACGTGAAGGGGGTCTGAGGAAAGTTGGGCTAACAAAACAGCTTCCACCTCATTATCCGGGATAATGGCTCGCGCTTCAGCGTGATGGGTAATCATCGTCAGATTCAATTCTTCCAGAATGTCATTCACCTGGGTCACCGGCTTGGCCCCATTTTGAATCAAATAATTGGGGCCGGAGCTGCTCTGGCGCAAAATTGTGCCGGGCACCGCAAAAACCTCACGACCCTGCTCCAGGGCATAATCGGCTGTAATACAGGCGCCACTTTGAATGGTGCCCTCCACAATCAGCACCCCCAGGCTCAAGCCGCTGATAATACGATTGCGTCGGGGGAAATTGCCACTCTCCGGATTGGTGCCCAAGGGATACTCTGAAACAATCGCCCCCTGCTGCATGATAACCTGGCCCAATTTCCGATTTTCAGTGGGATAGATAATGTCAACCCCGCACCCTAACACGGCAACCGTCCGCCCCCCGCACTGCACAGCCGTGCGGTGAGCCTCGGTATCAACGCCATAAGCCAAACCGCTGATTACAGTTACACCATTTTCAACCAGGCCGCTCACCAGCAGGCGCGTACACTCCCGGCCATACGCCGTAGCCCGGCGCGTGCCCACTACGGCCAGCGCCCATTCATCTTGCGGCATCAGTTGACCGCGCACGTACAACACCGGCGGGGGGTCGGCAATATTTTTCAAGAGGGGGGGATAATTTTGACTCTCCCAGGTGAGCACAGAAACGTTCAACCGTTCAAGTTTTTTTAATTCGGCATCAAGGTCAAGGCTGTTCCTGATCTGGTACAGGTTCTCAACAGAACGCTTATCCAGGCCAATGGCTCGCAATTCGCCAGGATTGGCTTGCCAGGCTTGTTCAATGTGGCCGTAATAATCCAATAAACCTCTTAAACGCGCCGGGCCAATGCCCGGCACTTTACTAAAACCAACCCAGTAACGTAAATCGTCTGTCACCGCTCCCTCTCCGTCTTTATCATCGGTAAACTCTGGCTAGCATACCACGACGACAAGGTAATTGTCAATAGAAAAACAAACCTGCATATTTTCTTGTTCCCAAACTGGGTTTGGGCCTAAACAAGTTTGGCAACAAGAAAACCCGCTTAATCAAAAGGAACGCCCGCAGGCGTCCCTTGATAAAACTATACTGAATGTGGCCCTGATGTCAAATCAGGCCCTCAATGACTTCTACCACCATTTGCCCTGTCTCCAAATCAATAGACTTGACCACGTCGGCAATGGCGGGCAATAATATTTCCTGGCCGTCGTGTTCAACTACATAAACATCATTAGCCCCGGTTTCTACAATATCCGTCACTATGCCTAAATGCTGACCGGCGATTGTAACTACGTCCAGGCCAATCAGTTGATAAAAATAGTAGGCATCCTCAGGCAACGGAACAGCTTGTTCAACCGGCACCTGCACAAACTGGCCTTTCAATTGTTCGGCCTGGGTTCTATCGGTGACACCGGCCAGGGTGAGCAAAACATTCTGCTTATGCCAACGGAAACTCTCCAAACGGTAAGCCGTGGCTTCAAATTGATCGCCCAGGTAAACCCACTCCGTTGTCTTGAATCGTTCAGGAAACTCAGTCAAAACAGCTATAGACACTTCACCCCGCAAGCCGTGCGCCCGAACCACTTTGCCGATAGCTAAATAGTGAAGTTCAGGTTGTGATAAACCTGAACTTCCGTTGGTGTTCCGATGAATTTCTTGAAACGGACCACCAGGCCCGGTCATACAATCTCCAGGGTAACGCGCTTCCCCTCTTTAACTGCGGCAACGCGCAAAAGCGTACGCATGGCATTAGCCACGCGCCCTTGTTTACCAATCACCCGCCCCATATCGTCAGGGGTAACGCTTAATTCAAAAATGGTGGCGCTAGAGCCTTCAATCTCGCGGACAATAACAGCATCTGGATCGTTGACGACAGCTTTGGCCATATACTCGACTAGTTCTTTCATTGATGAAGACATGATTTGGATACCTCCTTCTCTTGTGCGATTTGAGTTTGTGATTGAGGAATTAAGAACCAGACATAGAGGCTTGACAAAAATCTTCCCAACTGACGATAACGGGATGTCCTTTTTCGCGCCCCTTATCCAATAGGGCCTCGCCCAATGGGGTGCTGCACCCTAAACTTTAGGTTTCCTCCTCAGACGAGGCTTCCGCATCTTCCGTTACCTCTTCTGGTAACTCAGCATCTTCTCCTGTGTCTGGCGCTGCTGTTTCGGCTGATGGTATTTCCTCCTCTACTTCAGCTTGCTTTTTTTCTTTCTTCTTTTTGGGCGCCTTTTCAACCTCAGCCTTAACTTCTTCAACATGCTGCGTATGGGCAGCCTCGGCCTCGGCCAAAAGCGACTCCAGATCGGCGCCTTCTTTGAGGCGAGCAAACCGGTCCAGCGTACCCAAATTCTTCAACAGCCTCTCCACCGGGTCGGTCAGTTGCGCCCCTACCGATAGCCAATGCAAAACCCGGTCTTCCTGGATATTCAGCGTTATCGGCTCGGTTCTGGGGTTGTAGTGTCCCACTATCTCAATGAAACGGCCATCTCGCGGGGAGCGGGAGTCGGCCACAACAACCCGATAGCTTGGCTGCTTTTTGGCCCCAATACGTCGTAAGCGGATTTTAACCATAATGTTGTCCAGTTATTTCCTTCCTGAATATTGATTATATCATAATATATTAAATTTGCACACAAAAACTTATTTTGAAACCGGCGACTTTAACGAAAACCGCCCAACATATTCATTAAATTTTGCCGCGCCCGAGGGTTACGCAATTGTTGCATCACCTTTTGCATCTGGCGAAATTGGGTCAATAACTGATTGACCTCTTGCACCGTTGTGCCACTGCCCCTGGCGATCCGCTTTTTGCGGCTGCCGTTCAAAATTTTGGCGTTGCGCCGCTCCCGGATCGTCATCGAGTTGATAATGGCCTGGGTGTATTTTAGCCGATTTTCCAAATCCTCCTGAGGAATAGCCTTGGTCAATTCACCCATACCGGGAATCATATCCATTACCTTATTCAGCGGCCCCAGTTTTTTAACCTGCTGCAACTGCTCCAGAAAATCTTCCAGGGTAAAATTGCCTTCCAGAAGTTTTTTGGCCCCTCGCTCGGCTACATCTTCATCAATCACTTCCTCGGCTCGCTCAATGAGCGAAAGTACATCCCCCATGCCCAGGATGCGCGAGGCCAGCCGGTCGGGATGGAAAACTTCCAGGTCGTTAGGCTTTTCGCCGGTGCCCAGAAATTTTATGGGCACCCCGGTCACTTCACGAATGGAGATGGCTGCACCGCCGCGAGCGTCGCCGTCAATCTTGGTGAGAATGAGGCCGGTGAGCTGAACCTGCTGGTGGAAACCCTCGGCCACCCGCACCGCCTCCTGGCCGGTCATGGCATCGGCCACCAGCAGGATTTCCTGCGGCTGGGTTTTGGCCTTGATCTGGCTCAACTCCTGCATCAAGGCTTCGTCTATTTGCAACCGGCCGGCCGTATCCAGGATAACAATATTATGCGCGCCGGATTTAGCCGCTTTGATGGCATGGGCGCATATCTCCGGCGGCGGCACGGACGGGTCTTCGGCGTAAACGGGAATATCCAATTCCCGGCCCAGCACTTGCAACTGCTCAATTGCCGCCGGGCGGCGCGTGTCGGCGGCCACCATTAAGGGACTATGTTTTGATTTTCTAAGGTGCAAGGCCAACTTGGCTGCGTGGGTTGTTTTACCGGACCCCTGCAACCCCACCAACATGATCAGGTGGGGAGAGCCGCCGCCCAAATTCAGGGGGGCCGACTCGCCAAGCGTGGTCAACAGTTCTTCATGCACAATTTTAACAACCTGCTGGCCGGGGGTGATGGTTTTGGTAACTTCCGCCCCAATAGCTCGTTCTCGAACCCGGGCAACAAACGCCTTGACCACTTTGAAGTTGACATCGGCTTCCAACAAGGCCAGCCGAACCTCGCGCAGCGCCGCATCAACATCGGCTTCAGACAAACGACCGCGCCGGCTGAGTTGGTTGAAGACACCTTGCAGCCTATCTTGCAAGCTTTCAAACATGGACGTGTCCAAACAAAATTTACCCCTTCGTTTCAAAATTTAAACAAAAACGAAGGGATAAAATTCTCAGATTTTGAGCTGTAACAGCAAAATAACATTGTATCGCAGCAACAATAATTCGTCAAATTTCCAGCCAGATAGAAAATGGCTGAAAGTTCTCTTGCTTTGCACCGGGTTTTATGTCATAATTTATTTGCAATTACCTTTATTTGGTGGATTTCTCCTGTGTCTAATCACGAAACAGCCGAACCCCTCAGTGAGCGTGAACTCCAGGTATTGCAAATGGTGGCTACCGGGGCGAGCAATCAGCAAATTGCTCGCAAACTGGTTATCAGCATCAATACGGTTAAAGTTCACCTGCGTAACATTTTTGAAAAATTAGAGGTGCAATCTCGCACCGAGGCCACTCTGCGAGCTATCCAGGAAGGGTGGATTACCGTTTCCGACGATGCGGACACATCCACAGCCGGGGTGTCTGCGGCTAAAACTTTCCTGCGGGCCGACCGGCAGCCGGCATTGGCGCGATGGCAATATGTTTATTTGTTGGGCGCGTTCTTATTGGCGCTGGCTACCGCTATTATGCCCTGGCAGGTCAAATATACGGCCGGCGCCACCCAACCTTATTTGCCGGTTATTGAAGTCAACGAAAATAAGTTTTTCCCACCCCAACACACGCCTACCCCCACCGTACCCAATATCAACAACACCAATCACTGGACATTTCAAGCGTCAATGTCCACCCACCGAGCCGGGCCGGGAGGAGTAGCCTTTGACGAAAAAATTTATGCCATTGGCGGCATTAAAAATAACGACCAGGCCACATATCTGGTAGAAATTTACAATCCCGACACCAACACTTGGTTAGAAGGAGCGCCCAAACCAACGGGCGTGGCCAATATCAACGGGGTGGCGTTAAATGAAAAAATCTACATCCCCGGCGGCTGTACCGGCGAAGGTCAAACTGTAACCGATGTGTTAGAAATTTATATCCCCAAAACCGACGAGTGGACGCAAGGACAAACCTTGCCCGAAGGTCGTTGCGGATATGGTTTGGCTGGTTTAGATAACAAGCTCTATCTATTTGGAGGCTGGAATGGGCAGGCTTTTGTAGATACAATTTTTGTTTATTCTGCTGCAACCAATGAATGGACGGTTCTTGACAGCCCCATGCCGCAGGCCAAAGGGTTTGTTGGCGCTACCGTGTTGGATGGAAAAATTTATGTTGTCGGCGGATACGATGGGCAAACTGAATTTAACCAGACTTATATTTTTGAACCTGGAACGGGAAATTGGCTAGAAAGATCGCCGTTGAATGAAAAGCGAGGTGGCCTGAGTTTGGTCAGCGCAGCCAATCAGTTGTATGCTATTGGCGGCGGCTGGCAGCAGCCGGTCACCACCAGCGAAAAGTACGATCCCTCCACCGACACCTGGACCACGTTTGAAGCCCCCTTTGACCACCAATGGCGCAATGCCGGTCTGGCGGTCATTGATACCCAAATATATGCCTTTGGCGGCTGGAACGGCAGCAAAGGGCAATCTATGGACTCGGTAGTTTCTTATCAGGTTCTATTCCAGTTGTTCTTACCCATTTCGGTTGGCCAGTAGGGAGGTAGAGGATAAACGAAAAATGAAACCTTTACACCTCGGCTCCTCTATCTTTGCCTGG
The Anaerolineae bacterium genome window above contains:
- a CDS encoding mannose-1-phosphate guanylyltransferase codes for the protein MFALILAGGAGTRLWPRSRASSPKQLLALGGDKTMMQATVNRILPIVSFEHIFVATNREYGPLIKEQVPDIPPQNIIEEPSGKNTAPCIGLAAVQMRRLDPHAIMVSLHADHFIVDEEGFRQALVAAAEVARQGYLVTLGITPNRPETGYGYVQRGAELGQYNDHLVYRVAQFLEKPDLITAEKFIASGAHYWNSGIFIWQISTLLEAFGQYMPKFYRQLDQMEQALAGGGTIDAVWQKIKPKSIDVGIMERAEKVAVVPVDIGWNDVGSWNAIHEINQADENGNVILKAEHIGFDTKSTLIQGNGRLVATIGLEDMVIVDSDDALLVCTRDRVQDIKQIVTWLEKNGRTDLL
- the dprA gene encoding DNA-processing protein DprA; this translates as MTDDLRYWVGFSKVPGIGPARLRGLLDYYGHIEQAWQANPGELRAIGLDKRSVENLYQIRNSLDLDAELKKLERLNVSVLTWESQNYPPLLKNIADPPPVLYVRGQLMPQDEWALAVVGTRRATAYGRECTRLLVSGLVENGVTVISGLAYGVDTEAHRTAVQCGGRTVAVLGCGVDIIYPTENRKLGQVIMQQGAIVSEYPLGTNPESGNFPRRNRIISGLSLGVLIVEGTIQSGACITADYALEQGREVFAVPGTILRQSSSGPNYLIQNGAKPVTQVNDILEELNLTMITHHAEARAIIPDNEVEAVLLAQLSSDPLHVDELGQAAGLSAPEVASALTMLELKGLVRQVEGMNYVIARESGVKYAID
- the rimM gene encoding 16S rRNA processing protein RimM, which produces MTGPGGPFQEIHRNTNGSSGLSQPELHYLAIGKVVRAHGLRGEVSIAVLTEFPERFKTTEWVYLGDQFEATAYRLESFRWHKQNVLLTLAGVTDRTQAEQLKGQFVQVPVEQAVPLPEDAYYFYQLIGLDVVTIAGQHLGIVTDIVETGANDVYVVEHDGQEILLPAIADVVKSIDLETGQMVVEVIEGLI
- a CDS encoding KH domain-containing protein; the protein is MKELVEYMAKAVVNDPDAVIVREIEGSSATIFELSVTPDDMGRVIGKQGRVANAMRTLLRVAAVKEGKRVTLEIV
- the rpsP gene encoding 30S ribosomal protein S16; translation: MMVKIRLRRIGAKKQPSYRVVVADSRSPRDGRFIEIVGHYNPRTEPITLNIQEDRVLHWLSVGAQLTDPVERLLKNLGTLDRFARLKEGADLESLLAEAEAAHTQHVEEVKAEVEKAPKKKKEKKQAEVEEEIPSAETAAPDTGEDAELPEEVTEDAEASSEEET
- the ffh gene encoding signal recognition particle protein: MFESLQDRLQGVFNQLSRRGRLSEADVDAALREVRLALLEADVNFKVVKAFVARVRERAIGAEVTKTITPGQQVVKIVHEELLTTLGESAPLNLGGGSPHLIMLVGLQGSGKTTHAAKLALHLRKSKHSPLMVAADTRRPAAIEQLQVLGRELDIPVYAEDPSVPPPEICAHAIKAAKSGAHNIVILDTAGRLQIDEALMQELSQIKAKTQPQEILLVADAMTGQEAVRVAEGFHQQVQLTGLILTKIDGDARGGAAISIREVTGVPIKFLGTGEKPNDLEVFHPDRLASRILGMGDVLSLIERAEEVIDEDVAERGAKKLLEGNFTLEDFLEQLQQVKKLGPLNKVMDMIPGMGELTKAIPQEDLENRLKYTQAIINSMTIRERRNAKILNGSRKKRIARGSGTTVQEVNQLLTQFRQMQKVMQQLRNPRARQNLMNMLGGFR